In one Ananas comosus cultivar F153 linkage group 12, ASM154086v1, whole genome shotgun sequence genomic region, the following are encoded:
- the LOC109718627 gene encoding vacuolar protein sorting-associated protein 45 homolog — protein MVLIPLVRDYIDRMLQDISGMKVVILDPQTVSIVSVVYSQSDLLRKEVFLVETVDNMSKESMVHLKAVYFLRPTSENIQKLRRQLATPRFAEYHLFFSNILKIPQIQVLADSDDQEVVQQVQEFYADFCAIDPYHFTLNMNMNHIYMLPTVVDPPSTQSFCDRAVDGITAVFLALKRRPVIRYQRTSEIAKRIAQESAKLMYEQESGLFDFRRTEISPLLLVIDRRDDPVTPLLNQWTYQAMVHELIGIQDNKVDLRNIGNVPKDQQEVVLSSEQDEFFKANMLENFGDLGMNIKRMVDEFQQIAKSNQNIQTIEDMAKFVNNYPEYRKMHGNVSKHVTMVTEMSRIVEERKLMLVSQTEQELACNSGQAAAFEAVTNLLNNESVSDIDRLRLVLLYALRYEKESPVQLMQLFNKLASRSAKYKPGLVQFLLKQAGVDKRTGDLYGNRDLLNIARNMARGLKGVENVYTQHQPLLFQTMEGIVKGRLRDADYPFVGNHFQQGRPQDVVIFIVGGTTYEEARTVALHNATNSGTRFFLGGSVVLNSKRFLKDLEEAQRIHRTTTAV, from the exons ATGGTGCTGATCCCGCTGGTGCGAGACTACATCGATCGGATGTTGCAGGACATCTCCGGCATGAAGGTCGTCATCCTCGATCCCCAAACG GTCAGTATTGTAAGTGTTGTATATAGCCAATCGGATTTACTTAGGAAGGAGGTCTTTCTGGTGGAAACAGTGGATAACATGTCAAAAGAATCAATGGTGCATCTCAAAGCAGTTTATTTCCTTCGCCCAACATCAGAGAACATCCAGAAGCTACGGCGCCAATTGGCTACTCCAAGATTTGCAGAATATCACTTAT TTTTCTCCAACATTTTGAAGATTCCTCAAATTCAAGTGCTTGCTGATTCGGATGACCAGGAGGTTGTTCAGCAAGTTCAA GAGTTCTATGCTGATTTTTGTGCCATTGATCCTTACCACTTCACTTTGAATATGAACATGAACCACATATACATGCTCCCTACAGTGGTGGATCCCCCAAGCACACAAAGCTTCTGTGATCGAGCAGTTGATGGAATCACTGCAGTATTCTTAGCCTTAAAACGCCGCCCTGTCATTCGATATCAACGCACGTCAGAAATTGCTAAAAGGATTGCTCAAGAATCTGCT AAGCTTATGTATGAGCAGGAAAGCGGTCTTTTCGATTTCAGGCGTACGGAGATCTCTCCACTGTTGCTAGTAATTGATAGGAGAGATGACCCTGTTACCCCATTGCTGAATCAATGGACATATCAA GCAATGGTCCATGAACTTATCGGCATTCAAGATAACAAAGTAGATCTAAGGAATATTGGCAATGTTCCCAAAGACCAGCAG GAGGTTGTTCTGTCATCAGAACAAGATGAATTTTTTAAAGCCAACATGCTTGAAAATTTTGGAGATCTTGGAATGAATATTAAGAGAATGGTAGATGAATTTCAACAAATTGCGAAGAGTAACCAGAACATTCAGACAATAG AGGATATGGCAAAATTTGTTAATAACTATCCGGAGTACCGAAAGATGCATGGAAATGTATCAAAGCATGTGACAATGGTCACAGAAATGAGCAGAATTGTTGAAGAACGGAAGCTTATGTTAGTCTCCCAAACAGAGCAAGAGCTTGCATGTAACAGTGGACAAGCAGCAGCCTTTGAG GCTGTAACCAATCTGCTGAACAATGAAAGTGTTTCTGATATTGACCGCTTAAGATTGGTTTTGTTGTATGCTTTGCGCTACGAGAAGGAGAGCCCTGTCCAGTTGATGCAACTTTTTAACAAACTAGCTTCAAGATCTGCAAAGTATAAGCCAGGT CTTGTTCAGTTCCTCCTCAAGCAGGCTGGTGTTGATAAGCGAACAGGTGACTTATATGGGAACCGGGATCTCCTAAATATTGCTCGCAATATGGCACGCGGACTCAAG GGCGTCGAGAATGTTTATACTCAACATCAACCTCTTCTTTTTCAAaccatggaggggattgtcaaGGGGCGACTAAGAGATGCCGACTACCCTTTTGTTGGCAATCACTTTCAACAGGGCAG ACCACAGGATGTAGTGATTTTCATTGTTGGTGGAACAACTTATGAGGAAGCACGTACTGTTGCTCTTCATAATGCCACGAACTCCGGAACTCGTTTCTTTCTCGGTGGCTCTGTAGTTCTCAATTCTAAAAG ATTTCTAAAGGACTTGGAAGAGGCACAAAGAATACACCGAACGACCACTGCAGTATAG
- the LOC109718556 gene encoding protein TIC 56, chloroplastic: MASINLGWFGGDSWFPKPHKPSHSPPNFAFLGARNLFFGKNNNPKNPSSSSAPTDEAPGKLSQKLEQYFWECEHRPDYRHTPEVERILADDPIFEKKEDPSPEEVEKAKLWWEGFNESPVVQFLRRAEVIADKLNEMELKENENPYRWEDRKLWKALPHVPGLDGRPMPRKAIKTRRESDDKFWDFTRQFFFGLWGFRQRPYPPGRPIDVAQAIGYKRLEKRYYDFIMRSGGWYYKDRLGRTRGPLELITLKTAWAGGIIDTHTFIWGEDMDEWAPIGMVYGLEKAIATWEVRLGAAATACLHKLQKGTPPWKPLKGFEKKTYKQLQDEAIESKKRDMAVLAANGGVWPGVRTPSHALFLWASGSEMTTILQKDHMPNKYISKELRDRLAKIIPGLRPWEVLSVEQAMDQITYDGEWYREPLGSYTTGPPYIRHWNKDVKRLFRIFYNLSYRVYNKLERTIPGFNVVMEKVRADSAARDAQRKAKREAEKRAEAEEAIYGRRVTSDHPAP, encoded by the exons ATGGCGTCCATCAACCTCGGCTGGTTCGGGGGCGACAGCTGGTTCCCCAAGCCCCACAAACCCTCTCACTCCCCCCCCAACTTCGCCTTCCTCGGCGCCCGTAACCTCTTCTTCGGCAAGAACAacaaccctaaaaaccctagcTCCTCCTCTGCCCCAACCGATGAGGCCCCCGGGAAGCTGTCGCAGAAGCTGGAACAGTACTTCTGGGAGTGCGAGCACCGCCCCGACTATCGCCACACGCCGGAGGTGGAGCGGATCCTCGCCGACGACCCCATCTTCGAGAAGAAGGAAGACCCTagccccgaggaggtcgagaagGCCAAGCTGTGGTGGGAGGGTTTCAATGAGAGCCCCGTGGTGCAGTTCCTGCGCCGCGCCGAGGTGATCGCGGATAAGCTCAACGAGATGGAGCTCAAGGAGAACGAGAATCCCTACAG GTGGGAAGACAGGAAGTTGTGGAAGGCATTGCCACATGTGCCAGGGCTGGACGGCCGTCCCATGCCGCGTAAAGCGATCAAGACGAGAAGGGAGTCGGACGATAAGTTCTGGGACTTCACACGGCAGTTCTTCTTTGGATTGTGGGGGTTCAGGCAGAGGCCGTACCCTCCCGGCCGGCCGATAGATGTTGCACAGGCCATTGGGTACAAGCGGTTGGAGAAGCGGTACTATGACT TTATTATGAGAAGTGGCGGTTGGTATTACAAGGATCGGCTTGGGCGTACTAGAGGACCGCTAGAGCTGATTACTCTTAAAACAGCTTGGGCTGGTGGAATAATTGATACACACACGTTCATTTGGGGTGAGGATATGGATGAATGGGCACCTATTGGGATGGTTTATGGCCTAGAGAAAGCAATTGCCACTTGGGAAG TCAGATTGGGTGCTGCTGCAACGGCCTGTCTTCACAAATTACAGAAGGGAACACCTCCTTGGAAACCTCTTAAGGGATTTGAGAAGAAAACATACAAGCAATTACAGGACGAAGCTATTGAAAGTAAGAAGCGTGACATGGCTGTTCTTGCAGCCAATGGCGGTGTATGGCCTGGTGTAAGAACCCCTAGCCATGCGCTATTCCTTTGGGCTAGTGGATCTGAAATGACGACCATTTTGCAAAAGGATCACATGCCGAATAAATATATCTCCAAAGAACTAAG GGATCGTCTTGCAAAAATTATACCCGGTTTGAGGCCATGGGAGGTTCTAAGTGTAGAGCAAGCCATGGATCAAATAACCTATGACGGGGAGTGGTATCGTGAACCTCTTGGCTCCTATACGACAGGTCCACCGTATATCAGGCATTGGAACAAAGATGTTAAG AGGCTGTTCCGAATCTTTTACAACCTGAGCTACAGAGTGTACAACAAGTTGGAGCGTACTATCCCTGGCTTCAATGTAGTTATGGAGAAAGTGCGGGCTGATTCAGCCGCAAGAGATGCGCAGCGTAAGGCTAAAAGGGAAGCAGAAAAAAGAGCTGAAGCCGAGGAGGCTATCTATGGACGGCGCGTGACATCTGATCATCCTGCTCCATAG